The DNA sequence AGAAGTTAATGCCAGGACAAAGACCAGACAATGCTTGGCTTCAATATAATTACGAAACTCGTCCTGTGACTGCGGAACAATGGGACGAACCTAGATTCGTGCACGATACTTACATCGGATATTATACGTGGccaaagaaaatagaaatttatgcACCGTCATCGAAACAACCATGTCTAGATGCAAATGTTCGAACTTTAACAGACCACGAGAAAGAAGTCGTTCACTTCTTTAACGATCCCCAAAATATTGAGAAACTCATAAGGTTCTTCAGccttgaagaaaaaaaaggcaaAGATAAATTCAAtacttacaaattttttcttttcaaaggtCTCTTTCGTAATCACgggatattatttttgaagcaCTTTGTGCCACATTTACGTAAATTAGTTACAGAGAAACAAGAGAGTAGCCAAAGATGCGCGGCAGAAATTATAGCTGGAATTATCAAGGGTTCGAAACATTGGCCATATAACATGGTTTGCGAAATGTGGGATTCTCTATTACCAATTATAAGGCTTGCCTTAGCTAATTTGACAATAGAATCTGTCATGGATTGGGGTGTGTGTTTCGCCTCGGCGCAACAAAAAAGAGATCCAAATAGACATTATTGGTTACTGGAATGTCTGATGGAAGAACTTCGTTTAGATGACTCGGAGTCGTCCTTTGCTGAATGTGGCCGTTTGTTTACTTTACAAGTGGCCCTTGACGAACACTCGTGGCGAGTTTCGGAATTATTACATCGTCTGTTGAAACGCACAGAAGATAGATTACTGGCAAGTCCGTTCGAGAATGTAAGAGAACGATTAGGTTCCGTTCTAGTGACAGTGTTCACCGCAGATTTAAGATTTCCACAAGCCTTAAAGGATCAGTCAACACCGCGAATAGAAgacttaataaataaaatagtaccAAAACTACGATCtcttgtaaatgaaaatgtaacatttgttAGCAAAGAAGAACAATCCTTATCTACGCAAGTGGCCAATATTAAATGCAACGACTCATTAAaagaatcaaaaataaatatggaagATCGAGAGACAGCCATTCGATTACTTAAGACAGTTTGCAAATGGATTACGAATACTGTGATTCGTTCACAAAATGGCCTGCAGCCAGAATTTTACCAGATATTTCCGATTATATGTCAATTGGAAAACTGTGACACAGACGAAGAACTGACAAAGCTTTGTAAATCTACGTTAGGGGTACTTGCGCAAGCGTTTACCTTGTCGCGTGATATACCAATAGCATTAGAGGCAATGATACAAATGTCGAAACATTCGTCTTGGTGGACGCGATCTACTTGCTCGCAATTTCTTCAAGTATTAGTGTTTCATAATATGAGCACATTTTTAAGTAACTCAGCATGGGTCGATTGTGTCAAAGATATAGTTTTACGTTTATTAGAAGATGAACGATTGGAAGTAAGGAAAAGCGCTGGGCAAGTTCTAAGTGGATTATTACATTGTGCGTTTATACCAgaacaagaaaatttattgGTCAGTATTCTCAAATTATTTCTAACGTATTGCTAAAAATAGAGATTGTTTATATAAAGTTTTGTCATTTTGTAGGACGAGTTTAAGAAAAAAGCAAAAACTAAATTGCATAAGAGGGAACAATCGAATCACTCGCATAGTGAGGctaagaatttaaaaattgacgctATACGTATTCGTCACGCAGCTGTATTAGGAATGTGTGCATTCATACAAGCTCATCCATATAATATACCAACATACGTACCCTCGATTTTTGAACACCTCAGTCCGCACATGAATGATCCGCAACCTATACCGGTCGGTATACAAATTTGAGGCACGTAcgtattgtttattattgctATATGAATCTATTTATTTGCAGACGACAATTAGGAAAACTCTTGACGATTTTAAGAGAACACATTATAATGGATGGAAGGGAATAAACGGATATGCACAGCATTTCACAGAAGAACAGTTAGCTGTGTTACAAGACTTGACAATGCCTCCATTCCATTATGCTTGATAGAATACTAAAACTTGTATCATACGTTTCCTATggttgtaattgaatttttatgtgCAAGCTGTGTTGACGGTCATCAAGGACACAATCGtgaagaattataaaaaaaaatactttgtagtgataatgtaataattagtCTCAtaatgtttagaaatttttttaattatttggtgCTGTGctaacataatatatttaccgtaattatttatctcacattcccctccccccccccccccaaaaaaaaaaaaataaaacgaaactgtCCATTTCTAAAATATGTAAGTCTAAAATTTAACCTGTAccaaaatagttcccactgtttCTACTAGATGGTGACACTAACTAAAGGGTCTATAATTATtgctgtattaaataattgttcacaaaaataataattttcatatactAAGAAACACTATAAACCAATGAATCAttctaattattcatttatgaaaaataaagaattttgtgTTAAAGGTgtcagtggcgccatctagtgggaattattttcactacaaacttgagcgtttcgccaccgatggcgccactgttACCAAGAATTGTGTGCATGAATCGAGCGAGTATACTAacatattaatgaaaaattaaagaaactttatTATTGAAGTAATTAACTCCTAcggtgttattttttaaagtgaatcgttaaataaatcagTCAAAATGGGTAAACGTCAACATCAAAAAGACAAAATGTAAGATACAAACATGTCACTTAGGTTAGAACGTCAAAATTCTTtctatagaattatttataataaaagaatgtatTTTCTCATAGGTATTTAACATATACAGAATGGACAACATTGTATGGTGGAAAGAGGTCAGGTACTTCTGACTCTAATGAAGATTCAACATTTCGTCGTTTACCTTTTGACCATTGTTGTTTAAGTTTGCAACCCTTTGAACATCCCTATTGTGATGCACAGGGAAATATCTTTGAATTAGAACcaatattagaatatataaaGAGATATAAGCACAATCCTGTTACTGGGAAGCCTTTAGATCCAAagtctttaataaaattaaatttttttaagaatgcGGAAGGACAATATCATTGtccagttttatttaaactgtttAGTAAACATTCTCATATTGTTGCTATTAAAACAACAGGAAATGTGTTTTCACACGAGGTATAGATAAATATGATTTCTAAATTTGTATAAGTAACTGttggtaattaattaatttaccatCTGTGATTTTTTAGGCAGTAGaacaattgaatataaaaacacGTAATTGGAAAGATTTAGTGAATGATCAACCTTTTGCACGTAAGGACATTATTGTAATTCAAGATCCAAGCTATgccacaaaatttaatttatcaacttttcatcatatcaaaaataatataagagtTGAAGATGAaggtaatattatatatttacaattttaggatttatttcatatcaataattctgtatttatcaacatttaaaataatgctgcagaaactataaaagaaagaagtaatccaaatgcaaaattgaaaactgtATCAATGGaaactaaagaaatattagCAGAGTTGGATAGAGATTATAAACAAGCTGAAACCAAGCATGAAATTTCTAAACCAAAAGCAGATAAATTTAATGCAGTTAGTATATTATTACAAGCATATTTTACATTAGTGGTACCAAATGTTGTatgcaattataataatatttacacataGGCACACTACTCTACTGGTGCTGTAGCAGCTGGGTTTACATCAACAGTAATGCCAACAGAAACTATGCATCAAGCAGCGGTTATCGCGGAAGATTTAGTACGATACGAGagagtaaaaaagaaaggtaGATAAATAATACCATGTgctttattgtttatttaactaTGTAATACTTCTCTTCAGGATATGTAAGGATTGTCACAAACTATGGTGCTTTGAACTTAGAGCTTCACTGTGATCTTGTTCCAAAAACGtgtgaaaattttataaaacattgtCAGAACACGTACTATGatggaacaaaatttcatagaTCCATACGGAATTTCATGGtatagatattaatttttttttacataataactGTAAACaatgtcaaaattaatatcgatttaTTCAGATACAAGGAGGTGATCCTACAAACACTGGTAACGGAGGGACATCTATTTGGGGGAAAAAATTCGAAGATGAATTCAAGCCAAACTTGATTCATCAAGGCAGAGGAATTTTATCAATGGCGAACTCTGGGCCAAACACAAATGGATCgcaattgtatatatattatcatgcatttttatacattcataAATACAGTTATATTAGGACCTagctgtattttatttcgttacagtTTCATCACATTTCGATCGTGTAGACATCTGGATCGCAAGCATACCGTCTTTGGGAAAATAGTAGGTGGATTAGAAACGCTAAACGCCATTGAAAAGGTCGAAGTGGACAACAAGGATAGACCTATAgaagatataataatacagaaaGCTCAGGTTTTTGTTGATCCATTTCAAGAAGCCGACGAGCAGTTGATCGCAGAGCGTGCAGCCGAAGTTGAGCGATTAGCACAAGAAGCAGCAAAGAGTAAATCCTCCGACAACGCAGagaaaaacgaattaaaagtatatCGATCGGGTGTGGGAAAATATATCAGAATGAATCAAGGGCAGGACAAGTAATGTCAAATAATGAGTAGaagttgaaacaatttaatgatatcattaattacttaaatttgtttacagagCGGAAAAGGGCGAGGTCGAGCCTGTAGTCAAGAAGAAAAAGGTCACGCCAAGTTCGTTCGGAGATTTTTCTTCTTGGTAGagtaattgtataaatttgaattatttattattttatatttcaaatgtaagatattttcacaattatgtattttaaattgtacgaCAAATAAACTATCATTTACATGTTCCTGGTTATTGTTATCGCTGTTAAGAATATACGCGAAGAAACACGtttgatacaaatatttatattgatcTACAGTATTCTACATTatcattaaatataacaattgttttatttatactagTTTCGTGATTGTAATcgttgtatttgaatattttattcgaattgaGCGGGGAATACATCGCATCGTATGAAGGTTAGATGAGATAACAGAAAGTTGATGTTGGcggctgtaaactagtgtaaaCCGATTCTCCatatttgatatttagttTGCCCAACCCGTACAAGTTGGGTATCCAAGTTCaacgtattttattcatattcagtATCGAAAACGTTAAAGTTCGAGTGAAATTCGACCAACAGTGCGTATACAGTGAACGTATATCAAGTATGGATGATTTAGGTGAGtaagtttgaaattaatcaCAAAATACGTGAACTAACCTCAACATTGAATCACTCAGCCTGTCAAAATCATCACAGAACTCGATGTAttcatacaatttattaagttGACATAGGTTTCGttcacatattttattatcttactCCTACAACGATGTATTaacaattgtaaataagtatttgtatcaTTGTTTCTGCCTagcatgaaatttcgtaaGTGCAGCatcgatgaattaatttttatttgctcaTCGGtgagaaatttatcaaatgtaAAATGAGAAGAAATTACTTATGAAATTTAGTTGGAGAGCATTGAAAACACGAATAATGTACGATTAATTGTAAAAGCGCAGGGTACTTGGCGTTATCATGAACCGTATAGGCGCATACATAGGATTGCACATATGtaggatttaattaaaaattaacgaaacttACTCCTTTTTATAGGATATACAGATCGCTATAAAACAAGTTATGAATAAATCGTACTCGTTTACGGTGAATGTACatcagatttatttataacttcgTCTCGATTAACGTTAccaatttattcgatcgatcgttatCCTAAAATGAACTTACCGCGATTATGGAATGATGGATGACGCTTTCGAACTTTAATCGAAACGTTACAGAATTTATATGTCTTTggttctatattttatttgaacgttATTTATTGGGAAAAAATGTCCGAAACGTTAAAGAAATCTTGTATGATGCGCTTGATGCGTTATACCGGAAGAAACTGCCCCTAAGGTACGCGGGTAACATTTTAAAGTCTGCAGAGAGGTGTTGCGTGCCAACGATTCTACGTATTTTTAGTGTATTTCACCGTGGCGTTGTCCTACTCGTGTTTTTGGAGATGCGGGGAGAGGATCGACGAGACGGCGACGCGGGCGAGCGCCTGAAATACACTTGCACGTTTGAACTTCTCATTTTCCTTTGGTCAAGTACGGTCCCTTACAGACAGTTGATACATACCACTCAAACCCGTGTCGTCGTCATCGTGCTTTCAATCATCAGTGGTGTTACTGAAACACAGAGAACGCTTTTTTGTATAAAGTTCAACGTTAGGCTACGTGGtgcgcaattaaaattaaacctGAAAGTGTACTGGGACATTGGAACTTTCTAATGGAATAACGATCGATGGaacagataaataaatacgttgGACGTGGACCCAAATTTGCTATACTTTTCGTTCAAGTGGCAAACAATGTTTAATGCTAGGTGCTTTGCCATGCAAAGTATAAACAGAAGTTGATACGCGTTGAAATGTTTCCATGAATTGTTCCATGAAAAttagtttcttaaatttgatAATGTCGTCGAAATGACAAGCCGAATATCGGTCTCCAAGGACCAACGCCACATGAACGAAGAGTTCATTGTCGTTTTCCAAGgtttaacctcttgagggatgaattttgaatgaatTGTTTGGAAGGCATCGTaactgtaaataattaaaggacACGCATGTGTCAATGTCCTTCAAGAGGTTAACGTGTCAACGAAGCAATCTAAGCTAACATGATCTTATACGCATGAAATTCGTAGACGGCATTCAACAAGTGGTCGTTCGATGCGTGCATCATCTCGCCCCACCACTGATCGATCCACACAGCTCGATAAACCGCGACGAGAAGCATTGCCGCGGTAAAAGTGGTGCATAATAGTATGCTTATTTGTACGTGTACGTGACAAACTCGTGGCTCTTTGCGCGCgtggtaaaaaaaagttaa is a window from the Hylaeus volcanicus isolate JK05 chromosome 7, UHH_iyHylVolc1.0_haploid, whole genome shotgun sequence genome containing:
- the LOC128879567 gene encoding RING-type E3 ubiquitin-protein ligase PPIL2 produces the protein MGKRQHQKDKMYLTYTEWTTLYGGKRSGTSDSNEDSTFRRLPFDHCCLSLQPFEHPYCDAQGNIFELEPILEYIKRYKHNPVTGKPLDPKSLIKLNFFKNAEGQYHCPVLFKLFSKHSHIVAIKTTGNVFSHEAVEQLNIKTRNWKDLVNDQPFARKDIIVIQDPSYATKFNLSTFHHIKNNIRVEDEETIKERSNPNAKLKTVSMETKEILAELDRDYKQAETKHEISKPKADKFNAAHYSTGAVAAGFTSTVMPTETMHQAAVIAEDLVRYERVKKKGYVRIVTNYGALNLELHCDLVPKTCENFIKHCQNTYYDGTKFHRSIRNFMIQGGDPTNTGNGGTSIWGKKFEDEFKPNLIHQGRGILSMANSGPNTNGSQFFITFRSCRHLDRKHTVFGKIVGGLETLNAIEKVEVDNKDRPIEDIIIQKAQVFVDPFQEADEQLIAERAAEVERLAQEAAKSKSSDNAEKNELKVYRSGVGKYIRMNQGQDKAEKGEVEPVVKKKKVTPSSFGDFSSW